From one Phoenix dactylifera cultivar Barhee BC4 unplaced genomic scaffold, palm_55x_up_171113_PBpolish2nd_filt_p 000283F, whole genome shotgun sequence genomic stretch:
- the LOC103704729 gene encoding uncharacterized protein LOC103704729 translates to MGNFVSCRTLDAGGGKVVLFDGTIHEFDRPISVAELMLEHPRQFVVDMQSLSAGATKVTPLPADHTLDTNKIYLMLPMTRRKVSADEARRILSLARSVLRSRSLPFWAKNHGLVPGICMEGVGEKEKAVPAGRKDDSLMEREEAGGAEESPEVFGARSEFLGRTVSGKGWKPSLRTIEEKALERKVSHWLF, encoded by the coding sequence ATGGGAAACTTTGTTTCCTGCCGGACACTGGATGCTGGTGGCGGGAAGGTCGTGCTCTTCGATGGGACGATCCATGAGTTCGACCGCCCGATCTCGGTAGCGGAGCTCATGCTCGAGCACCCGAGGCAGTTCGTGGTCGACATGCAATCGCTCTCCGCCGGCGCGACCAAGGTGACCCCGTTGCCGGCCGACCACACGCTGGACACCAACAAGATCTACCTGATGCTCCCTATGACACGCAGGAAGGTGTCGGCCGACGAGGCCCGAAGAATCCTGTCGCTGGCTCGGTCGGTGCTGCGGTCGCGGTCTTTGCCGTTTTGGGCGAAGAACCATGGCCTGGTCCCTGGCATTTGCATGGAAGGTGTGGGTGAGAAGGAAAAGGCGGTGCCTGCTGGGAGAAAAGACGACAGCTTGATGGAGAGAGAGGAGGCGGGAGGGGCCGAAGAGTCGCCGGAGGTCTTCGGGGCCAGGTCGGAGTTTCTCGGAAGGACGGTTTCAGGCAAGGGGTGGAAGCCAAGTCTACGTACCATAGAGGAGAAGGCCTTGGAGAGGAAGGTGTCTCACTGGTTGTTCTGA